The Acaryochloris thomasi RCC1774 nucleotide sequence TCTGACAGCCAGGGCTTTACCTCAAACTTCAGTTTTTGCGACCATCCAATCCAGGGGCGACGGGGGGAGAGGGTTAAGTCAACGTTCGTTATTTCTCCGAGCGGCAGGACAGCTTGTTCTGGATCAACCTGAGTCTGGCAGCGCTGAGCATCTTGGCCTCGCACTTCTAAGTCAACGGTTTGCAAAAGATTACTGGTGTTTTGAAACATCAGCTGGAACGTTGCCTGAGGCGATCTGAAATTTGGCAGCCAGGGCCTTTTCGCCGGAATTCGCTGTCGCTGAGGCTGGGCTTCAAACTGCATGAAGCCAACAGGCAGAACCTCCAGCACTCCTTGCGTTTCGAGGGTATGCCCTTCTCGATTCTGCGCGGTAATTATGAAAGGATAATTCTGGCTCGGAACCTGATCAGCCCCTGCAGGCTGACATTGAAAGGTTGTGGTGGTCTCGCTCTGGGCCGCAATTTCTAATCGTCGTTCTGCGCCGCCCACTAGCCAGCTTGCCTGTAGTTCTTTGCACTGCAGAAGTACTTCTGTTGGCTGCGATCCTACATTTTTGATCGTGACTGGAATATCAATCGTGTTGCGGGGATAAACCTGCAGGTGCTGGATGGGCAATCCAAGACGCAGATGGTTGGATTCAATTCTGGGTTCTAAGGTGAGTCGCAGCACCAGCCGTCGTTCTTCGGGGAGCTGTGGCGAAGAGACCCGAACCATAAGATTGACGGTCCCAACAAAGTCAGGAATAGGCGAGTCAAGAATCTTGACCTGGAAGTCAGTGCGATCGCCGGTCGATTTTGCGGTAGAGACTTCAGGGGAGAGATGATACCAACCCGTCTGATCATTGGCTCCGGCGGCGAGAATCTCTAGCTGAAACGAGGCAAACTGATCGCTACGATTCATGACTGAAACGCCAAAAGAAACAGGTGTTTCCCCAGGGCGAAAGGTGAGGCTTTGCGTAGTTAGACTCGCATCAATAGTTGAGCTGGCAATCATGATGAGACTCAATACTTGGATTGTCTTTCATTGAATGACAATTCAAAGCCAGAAAAATCCGACCTCGGTCTAATCTATTGAGGTCTAATCTACCGAAGCTGTCGGGATAGAATGTATTTCTAACTCTTGCCGGAGATTTCCTTACATGAGTTGCGGAATACCGTTAGCCGTAACAACACCTACCATCGCAACCGAGGGGGCCCCAATATTAATCATTGATGATGAGAATAAATTAAGTGGCCCGACTGAAGTAGCAGTTATGGTGCCTAATGCCTTGACACTGACCGCACCGGCTGCATCAACATTAACCGCACCACCTGCCTTTACATCAACCGCGCCACCCGCTTTGAGACTAATAGCGCCACCTGCCATCATATTAATCAGCCCCGTAGTTCGAAGCGAGATACTCATTGTAGGGTCACTAAAGGTTAAAGCTTGTTGTGTTCTAGTTTTCACCGTGATTGTTGAGGCCGTGTCATTGAGGATGACTTGATTCCTGCCAGCGGTCTTGATATCAATCCCTTTTGAAGCGAGATTATCATCCATTTCTATCTGGTGCTTTCCATTTGTCCTGATCTCAATCTTGCGATCGCTATCATTCAAATGAACCTTGTGGCCTCCAGATGTCTCAATAAGAATGCCTTTATCAAAGCCAAATTTACCCTCTTCAACAAATTGAATAGTGTGGCCTGTACGAGTCTTGATCGTACGTAGGTTGACCTTCCCATTTTGGATAGTGTCACGAACGGTTTCAACGGTTTTGTCTTTGCCGTTCCAGACGCCGCCAATGATATAGGGGCGATGAATGTCTCCATGCTCAAAGGCAACTAGGACTTCATCATCAATTTCAGGAAGACAGTAAAAGCCCCGCTCCTTAGCAGCTCCTAGACCTACCACTCTGGCCCAGTGGCTTTCGTCCTTCTCAGTCAAAGTAGGAAACTTTACCTTGACGCGCCCCCAGCCCTCAGGATCATCATTATTGGTCACTATGCCGACTAGGTTCGTTTGACCGGGCTGCAGATGCGTCTTAGGCGGCAGGGTAGAGAGTAAGCTACCTTGTCTTAACCCACGAACGTCAAAATGAGTCTTCAGTACCCCTTGTCGATAGAGATGACAGGCTTCGGTCACATAGTATTGACCGCTATAGCGAGTCCCCAGCTTTTCAAGTTTGACGACTTTGCCAGGACGGATTTCGGGGTTGCCTTCAGCCTTCGCTTTGGCCGTTACGAACTCACCCCCTAGTTCATTACAGAGAGCCTGAGCCATTTGCTTCGCTTCTTTTGAACTCTCAACGGTTTGATCCACTACAATCATCTGCGGAGAGGGCATGGACTTAAAGACCTGACTGCTGCTACCTTTCTTATTGCCAGTGCTAGTAACAAGCTGTTCTTCAGAGACCTTCTCTGAGATCAGTTTCTTCTGGCTGTAATCCCAGCCGTGGACTTCAACGGAGCTAACCTGCTCAGCAGTAGTCGTCCGTACATCGAAGCTACTGATGTCGGTAAGCCACTCTAGGCTTAAAGAGCCATCACTCTTCGGTTCACGGAAGTAGAGCTTGTTATCCTGCACAAAGAGTTCAAAGCCAATGCGGGCCGCTCGCTCGCGCAGAAACTCCATATTGGTTTGATTCTCTTGGAATGTATAGTCACGGGGAGTGCCGCTTGAATCAACTTGCCCCATTTTGATGCCCGCTTCTTTGGCAACTGTTTTGACAATGTCGCTTTCGGTCTGGTTTAAGAAAGAGCGGTTATGGCGTCCCCGATGCAGTCGATGGGAGATGTCATAGCCTCGGATGACAAGGTGAGCTTCAGAGGTCTCAGAAAACTTGACTTCGATGCCAGTAATTTCACCCTCAATTAACTGCAGCTCTTGTTCGCTCTCTTTAAACTCAGGGTCTTCTGTTGTACTGCCCTTAAACCCGATCGTGATTGAATCGCCGAGCTTGAAATATTTCTCATTCCGCCATTCTTCGCTGTCCTCGCTGGCAGGAACGTAGACGTTATGAACCTTGAGAACAAACATGCTCGGCAGATGCAGGCTCTCATCTACAGTGATTTCTAATATGTCTTTCATCAGTGTTGCCGAAGCGGTAGCGCCTCCTATCTTGAGGATTGGCTCTGATAAATAGAGGGTTTTACTCTTAGGCATGGGAGGTTACTCTTCGCTACATTGACGGGTGATTATTGTTTTGCCTGCTATTAAGTAGATAAGCGTAATTGTCTTATAAAAGGATTTCGACTCCGCTCAAACCTCGACTTCTAGCCCAACAAGAAATTCAGCTGGTTGAGCGGAGTCGAAACCAGCGACTGGATTGACAATTGATTAGCCCCAGCGACTTATCGGCTTTACCCCAGCCTCTTATCTGCCTTTCCTGCTGTAGGTGCTTTGCTCCCTGCTACATTGCTTGGATCGACTTCTTGGAGGCCAATGTTGACGATGGCTTTGACCGGGGTGCCGTCTTCTAAAAAGAGAGTAAGCCGATAATTCAAGCTTGTCATCACGCAGTGAAAATACTTTTCAGACCACATTAATGTATAGACAGGGGGGCGACTAATGGCGCTAGATTTAGCGGTCACTCCCTCTTTGATATTGTTGATATGCTCTGCGAGGACACTTTTTTTTGTTTCATAGGTGTCAAAAAGCAAGTTCTGTAATGTGCAGGTGTAGGGATCAACTCCTGAGAAATTCACCTTTGGTAATAGAGTGCTGCTGCGATTCCCCCGATCGCTGTGCCAAGCAACTTGGCGGGTGAACTCAAGTTCTGATGGATTAAACATGAACTCAATTTCTTTGGGGTTACCACTGAGAGCGCTATAGACCTCCAGCTTTGCTTTTGTCAGTCCCATTTTTTCTACCTTAAAGTTCTGAGTGCGGAATGATTTACTAAGTCAAACACCCTTGGGTAAATCCGTGGCGTTCTTGCTCGATTTCTAGCCGTCGATAAAGTTGGTAAGCCATTTCTTGCGTTAGCTGTGCAAAAATGTCTTCATTGATTTGCCTAGAGAGGCCTGGGTTTACCGCTTGCCACAGGAGGCTCGTGCTTTTAGGGAAGCCATTGCGCTCTTGCTCAATTTCTAGGAGGGGAGAGATGCGATGACAAATCATTCCAGCTAAAAGCTTTAAATCTGCAAGATTGACTTGGTCCACGTTGTCCAAAGCGTCTTCGAAGCTAGAAGCTTCAGGCTCTACGTTTTCGGCAAGCGGCTTCTCTTCTGGTTCAACAAAATGGACTGTAAGGTCATGTTTCTGAATGTCCTCATCTGCCAGTAGGTCTTCAATACTTGTCCACTGCATCGTTAAACTCCTGATTTATGTTCATTCCCAGGCGC carries:
- a CDS encoding VgrG-related protein — its product is MPKSKTLYLSEPILKIGGATASATLMKDILEITVDESLHLPSMFVLKVHNVYVPASEDSEEWRNEKYFKLGDSITIGFKGSTTEDPEFKESEQELQLIEGEITGIEVKFSETSEAHLVIRGYDISHRLHRGRHNRSFLNQTESDIVKTVAKEAGIKMGQVDSSGTPRDYTFQENQTNMEFLRERAARIGFELFVQDNKLYFREPKSDGSLSLEWLTDISSFDVRTTTAEQVSSVEVHGWDYSQKKLISEKVSEEQLVTSTGNKKGSSSQVFKSMPSPQMIVVDQTVESSKEAKQMAQALCNELGGEFVTAKAKAEGNPEIRPGKVVKLEKLGTRYSGQYYVTEACHLYRQGVLKTHFDVRGLRQGSLLSTLPPKTHLQPGQTNLVGIVTNNDDPEGWGRVKVKFPTLTEKDESHWARVVGLGAAKERGFYCLPEIDDEVLVAFEHGDIHRPYIIGGVWNGKDKTVETVRDTIQNGKVNLRTIKTRTGHTIQFVEEGKFGFDKGILIETSGGHKVHLNDSDRKIEIRTNGKHQIEMDDNLASKGIDIKTAGRNQVILNDTASTITVKTRTQQALTFSDPTMSISLRTTGLINMMAGGAISLKAGGAVDVKAGGAVNVDAAGAVSVKALGTITATSVGPLNLFSSSMINIGAPSVAMVGVVTANGIPQLM
- a CDS encoding CIS tube protein, producing MGLTKAKLEVYSALSGNPKEIEFMFNPSELEFTRQVAWHSDRGNRSSTLLPKVNFSGVDPYTCTLQNLLFDTYETKKSVLAEHINNIKEGVTAKSSAISRPPVYTLMWSEKYFHCVMTSLNYRLTLFLEDGTPVKAIVNIGLQEVDPSNVAGSKAPTAGKADKRLG